In Conger conger chromosome 5, fConCon1.1, whole genome shotgun sequence, the DNA window CATTTTATATCTTTATTTTGGCAAAGATACATTCTTATGTACAGAAAGTAATGGTTTTTGATTCACCCCGTACGGAAAAGGTACGtacactaccattcaaaagtatggggtcaccttgtctttttctgctttaatattttattttctctgtttgtaatcaaacaattcatacgtgGTCACTGCACAGACTTTTTATTTGTAGTTCCACATGTCAATGTTCGAGACAAATAAAAGATTcggtatttggttgcatatcctttgcatgccatgacctCTTGATATCTGTTACCCATGAAcattatcttattttcaggttgtcctacaagcggtacaaaaactctttgcatttgaattgaactctatgggaattgggggttaGACTactgctgatacagtatggaacacaattgttggctaaatggtttcAAGTCATCAaaggtccaaggtatcaaattaACCTCAAACCAATGGGttgctgtcagatatgcagtagatactacaagaaatgtttctcctgaatatctTTTCCATTGAGCAGCCTTGGTTGGGTACCTGGTCACCTCACCTGGTCCAGCTGGTGGTTCCATTttacaattattgaggccactgtgctcctgggaacacgcAACACTTTAGAAATTGATTTATAACcatgccctgatctatgccttgccACAGTTGTATtgcagaggtctacagagagttcctttgACATGCAAGTATGAtatgtgtgaattgtgggaccttgtAAAGCAGCTCAGATAGGATCTCCtttattgttatttgttgtGTTATAACCTGGAGCCACTCATTGTATTCCAATTCACCAACTTCATTTTGACAATCAGCCTCTCATATTGCAGTCAGTCCAGTTTAAATCTAGTCCACGGTGATAATATTATAAGCCCAATAGGTTTGTTTGGTATGGCCTTTAAGTATGTTTGGATATATGGAATCCTGATCCTGTCACCTTATTTATCAAAATATATGGTTTCTTCCTTTCTCCTGGGCATTTAATTAGGTATCTCCATTTTTAATCTCTCTTCAACCATGGGGAAAGGTCATGCTGAACCACATGAATTCAGTTATTGCATAACATTCTAAATGCTTAGTCATCAGAGCCAGGAATAATCACTGTGCATTCACCATCATGCAATGCAACATTGTGTCCTAATATCTTCACATTTGAGGTTTTTGCACACAAATTCTTTGTACATAAGTTAAATTCAGTAACTTGCATCTCTTAGCATTGCGCAACAGAATATTAGTGTGTGTACCCTCCATTGCTAAGAGATGAAGTTTAAAAGCTGTGATTAAAAGCTGAACATCTTGAGACAGAAATGGGCTAGCAGGTAGGCTAAGTGAGTAGTGCCTTTGATGCACAATAGGGTCCTCTCATATAACCGTTAGAGTGAAGGGTGATCTGTTTGGGATCTTTCACCTGCACTGCAGTGGAATTCAAATATCTGCTTTCAGAGTTCAAATAACTAcacttgaaatgtttttaaactgaATTTTTCGGTAACGTTTTGGAAGGTGCCCAGAGTATTTCTTTGACATGATTTCTTAAATATGAGATAATCCTGAGAAGATATGAAATAGTCTCTGAACTATTTTATAAAAGACCTATGGTGAAGGGTCACAGTATATCTGAGTTTTTAGCGGGGACAATATATactgtcctttttttttgttgattttacaaatgtcagattaaattgttaaattaaCTTTTATCAGAAATGAAGTCAAGATCATATTGATTCCATTTCGTTGCAATACAATCCAACCTTTAAACCAAGCCCCATTGCATGGTGAAATTGCAGTGTCTTTGGACTCTGTTGATTGACAAGAAAATATTTgactgcagacctgggtcaaatacataattgttttgcctggtgcatttgagccaaccaagaggaccataaGGCAGGGCTTGctctttttgagagcatttcataggtacCAATCATCCCAGTAAACCatagaaaaacattttagtcaaaaacaattatgtacttgacccatgtctgcgtgactgacagaaaaacagctcaagctaggtgtTGAAATGTGACCAGTGCTTGACCATTCCAGGTTGGTAGCttgtaatttcaagctggtcatagctggattttacaccagggtgatATGTGTTCTCTGTGGGAGAGCCTGCGCTGTGAAGTTCTTATTCAGGTAGCTGTAGGGTTACTGTGCTTTGCCTGCTGAAGAGTACTGTTCTCATCTCTGGTAACATGAATACGGCAAGATCCCTCTCCTGAAGGGTGTTGGATATCCTGCGGGCTCTCGGGTGTCCAGTCACCTGGTCACGCTTATTACGAATTGAGCAGGTGAACTCTGGCACTTAGAGTCTCAGCTGTATTTTGCGGGACTCCCGGAAGAGAGCCAAATCCAGGGAGATGCAGGAGGGAGAGTCCGCAGGCCCGCCGGCGACGGCGGGAACGAGGGAGGGAGACGGTGGAGGGGTCGTGCCTTCGGCGCCTCCgctcccttcctcccccccgGGTACTCCCGCCAGGCCTCAGCCCGGCTGCAGGCCCAGGCTCGTGTTCCACACCCAGCTCGCCCACGGGAGTCACACGGGCTCCATCCACAGCTTCACCAACGTCAAGGAGCTGTACGCTAAGATCGCGGAGGTGTTCCACATCCCGGCGTCCCAGGTAGGCCGGGGAAGAGGGGtttgtttttcagcatttcAAAAAGTCGTCCAAAGTTTCAAGTTGCGTGACGTCGTTGCATCTTCCTTCAAGCGTTCAGTGCAGTTAGACAGTTTCACGTCTCTATGTCTGAGGTAGGCCACAGTGCTCCTTCCCTCGCAGGAAAGAAGAGGGTTTGTTTTTCGTCAAAAACTCATCCAAGATTCAAGTTGTGTCAcataattatcattatcatgTGCAGTTAGACAGTGGATTCTGCCATTTGTCAGAATTAATTAAGGCTCTGCAgtaaagtgactgtaaaataAGTTTTAGTTATCAGGGTTTTATTTGATTGACAGCTCTGGCTCTGGCTTGGCATGTACAATATGCAATTTGTCTGTTGTGTCTTTATTTTGAAAGTTAAATACTATATTTTACCTGTACCTTGAATTGGAATCTTAATGATTGATGTCACATTGCATCACAGTATTCCTGGTTGCTTTAGGCTATTTAAGGGGGGGTTTTGAAATGTGTCTCATTGAAATGGTTTGAACATTGACAGTTTGGTTTTCTGTGTTAATTAGCATTTTTATAGAAGTTGCTTCGTTATtattctgcaggcagaaataacaataatttgGTAGGAGAAACAGTTACAATGtggtttgcgggaaggaagcagggcaaccCGAGGACCATgtctactggttaagtagacacacacctggactacgttGTGAATTCGTCCAAGGTTTTAAAATGAGTGTTCTTTCTGCAGTAGGTGTCTGAATCTGGGGAAACAGCAAGGGAGCAGAGAACTATGTGAAAACAGGAAAAGCTACAGAGCTGAAAAGCTGCGGTTCGGTTTGCTTTTATTTGCTGTTTGTTATTTATAGTGCTGATCGGCCGTGATTGTGACGGCCGAAGACTTGGTATTTTTAGAGTCGCTCTTGCCGGTGTATAAATAAAACACCAATGCAATGCGGACTTTCGATAtttccctgtgtccagctcgttAGATGCTCTACTGTATGTAGGGCAGGGTATTAACTGTGATTATCATGTACTCTCTTTTCAAAAACTTCACATTGACAAATGTTGCTGCTGTTCATGTTAATGTTAATCTTAATGTGCAAATGTTGCTATTAATGTAGACAACCTGTATCCTCCCCCCATAGATCCTGTTCTGTACACTGAACTCTCATAAAGTGGACATGCAGAAACTGCTGGGGGGACAGATCGGTCTTGAAGATTTCATCTTCGCCCACGTGAGGGGGGAAACAAAGGAGGTTGAGATCAACAAGACAGAGGAGGCTCTTGGCCTGACCATCACAGACAATGGCGCGGGATATGCTTTCATTAAGGTAGGGGCTTTCTAAGCTTAAAGGTCCCAAATcatacacctttccagtgttttattttagggcCTGAtacgtttgtgtggttttaaaggtacaataggtaatttcggactcctaacggtcaagagaggaattgcagcaacaaacaccctcaaaccacgtcatgcactgttttggaaagttgacagtgacaaacacgacagagcctgctgtctttcGTAGTATTCTAGTAAGAAAAAgtttgccgaacaggtgacgttatgaaatgttgactttagtttGCTGGACAGCACGTTTTCACTTCAGCttaccaactatattatgaccAAGCAACTTATTTagctatggaactagctggctatataactaagatatgacaccacaaacgatgcaactgcaacttagagtttgagacaaatataggtttagctaaacacgcatgattcaacacgtaaagagataaaaggaacgtatagctgcccaaattgcacaccagacaagcgatcactgaaactctgtttactattgcttattatccaagtgaagagTTCCTTATTGGTAACAGCAAGCAAATTAGCTGTTAGTTAGCttgccaaatttacaaatatccacctgagacgcAACGCATGTGCAACAATGCTCGCAACactcgctactatgttcgtattgcctcagcTGGATATTCGTAAATTCATCGagctatggctaatttgcttgttgctaccgatagcgaactggcattgttttataactagatatgtagtcttcgcttggaaaataagcaataatatagtttatagtttcagtgatagcttgtctggagtgcaatttgggcagctacacttcacatcagaataagcccccatgccattggatgtggcaattagaaccatttttcaaccaatgggcttgaattattgtacagctacgcaatgttttgatacagagtgatggcctgtcaactgtatattttgaaacctgaattcatggactataaacacaataggaagggatttacaatggtcttgtaacaatgttttaacacaaaaatagcTATTAGCTATTAgctattgtccctttaagtaCAAAAATAATCTCTATTTagttgtgtatatatatatactttatcCAACGAACCTCATGCGCTTTACCAAGAACAAGCTGGTTTACTGACTGTGGTTGCATCCAAAATTGCATGCTTAGCATACTACTTATACtacttttcaatgaaaatcGCCTGGGATTTAGTAAGAGTAGTCGTATGTTAGTATGCGGTTTCGAATGCAGcgtgtgtctttaaggctcattgatatcaatgaacctctgttctaattggctggctagctccaacgaACTGAACATGGTCTGTGCACTTGGATTCATActggctacaaggtgggccatgctgaagcaaacaagtgatgtcataacttcacGGAAGTTCAAACGGCTTGTTGAAATGCACATTCTCTTCATACGAATTGTGTGGATTTTTTTCGGGACTGTGTGTTTtcatactttcacagtgtttttcaactcctttataatccacataccaatgtaatgttatttaacattaatatgggacctttaagtgATAATTGTAAAGAAGGCAAACTATGGATTGTTTGCAAATCCCTATGCATAGTCAGTGATGGCTCCCTCCCCTTGTCCTAATATTACAATATAAACAGAGGATCAAAGAGGGCAGTACCATTGACCGGGTGAAGACTGTATGTGTAGGTGACCACATTGAGGCCATCAACGAATGCAGCATTGTTGGATGCAGGCACTATGAGGTTGCCAAGATGCTGAAGGAGCTGCCAAGGGGAGCACCCTTCACCCTTCGCCTGGTGGAACCTAAGAAAGCCTTTGGTGAGTAAGCACTTTAACACATATGCAATTCATGTAAACCATTCTTCATTTAAGTtgcatatttaaataattatttaaaaaagaaacagtgcTCTTGAGTATGATAGATATGACCAAATGAACAACACACAATATGAATATGCCAGTTACTATCTGGTTAAACGCTAAGATGAGTTTATCAGGTATCTGTTTCAATTTATCTGGCTGGCATTAAACTGAGAGTAAAACTTGAGTTTTTGTAAAACTGTAGAAACAGCACCATGCTGTGGCAACACATCAGCAATGCAAAAAGAGTCAAGTGTCTGCCAATGGTTATAATCTTAGAATAAAATCCTACTGCGGGCATGAGTCACAGAATGTACAACAGTGCAAAGATTCAGCAGAAAGATGGAATGTACAAtttactgtctctctctctttctttctctctctcagatatGATTGGCCAGAGGACAAAGGCACCCAAGTCCAGTGAAGGGAAGATAACGAGTGGGAGAGAGACCCTCCGACTCAGATCTCAGGGGGATGCCACAGTACAGGAAGTGGTGAGTTTGCACAAACAGACATGGACAGATAGTGAGTAACCCAAAACACATAATTCACATATTAACTTCATATAGATAGGACAGTGGATATAGCACTAGAGGATCAGTGCTTTTGTAGAAGAAGAGAAATACAATAAAGTGATAGAAATAGAATTTATACATTGCCTCAATTGTCAGTAACCTTACAACCTTACTTACACATCAGACAAAATGAACTCCTTTCAATTTCCTTATGGATGACCTGTCATCTACAGGTAGTGGATATGAAAAGTGTTCCAGCAGGGAAGGCTTATGTTGGTTCCATAATTGGATGGTTTACAGTTTCTGGCATGGCTCTCATCCTTAAATTGCAAGTTAGATCTCAATTCAATATTTCCACAGAGGTCCACAGAGAATGATAAGTCATTCAGTGGTTGGAGGAGCATGATTCTGATAACTTATCTATAACTCATGACATTCTCAGCCACCATATCTGAACCCAGTcaattatgtactgtatgctctGGAACGATGCCTGAGGCAACATTTACACAGTTTTCCACTTCCATCACCGAAGCAGGAGTTGATTGAGTTTCTTAATACAAGCGTGGTGTCATATTCCTCCTGCATAATTCCAGAATCTGGTAGATTCCATGCTATAGGGCATGCAGGCTGTACTGGCTACAAGTACTATTACACTATTAGGTCACATTGGGCTATTTCTTGTTCACTCCCTGTAGTTGAACATTAACTGTGAACAGTCATAGGAGTGGTGCAGAGGCAGGGAACAGGCCCCCGTGCCTTGCTGAAGACTTGGCCTATGTTGTGGTAGAGGTTGGTACAAAGGATAGGAGGAGATTCTTCGGTCACCGGAGCAGTAGTAGACAGAACAGAGGCAGAGTGGAGGCAGGAAACATGGCAGCCCAGGGTCCGGCCTGCTATGGTCCCTTGGATCCAGTCTATGCTTGGATTGTGGCGTAGAAGCCAGGACCTGCCCAGAATGGCAGGAACATGGAGCGACTTCATAACATAAAAGGTGATCTCCTCATGGTGATTGCCCGAGATCAGGAGGTTCACAGAGGACAGTGTCCACTTCAACCCGTGATAGCGTTAGTCCAGAGAGCTTTGGACAGGGTAGAAGTTTGCACAAAtggtaaaacaaaacagtgcaAATGTGAGCAAAAATGCATGcttaatgagagtggtcagaggaaaagggcagactggtcaaagctgacaggaaggtgacagtaacgcaaataaccaagcattataacaggggtatgcagaagagcatctctgaacacaaaacacgtcAAACCatctaagtgcataggctacagcagcagaagtctaataagtcaaataaatacctaataaagtgctcatcgagtgtatgtgaatgtaaCGGATTCTTGATCTTGAGTCATGGAGACTTTCCCCCCCAGCCGAACGAGTTTGAAGACAGAGCTGTGAAGACAGTGGACGACCTTCTAGAGAGCTATATGGGCATCCGGGACCTGGAATTGGGTGAGGTGGATTGCTACAATTAATGTGCTCTAGGTCAACGTTTTCCTTTAAATGCCTTCAATGAGCAGGCGTCAGAAATTCTGGGAAATTGCAAGGAACAGAGAGCCAAGGGTTGCCAAGGTAATGATCAGGTTTGATATAAACTTATTAAAGTAGCGGAACAAGCATAGAGAGGTGTTGTTCCAACGGTCCATGGTTCCAGGACATTCTTATATACACCATAAATAGCTTTGGAGTGTCGAGCACTAAGATAAAGTGCCAGAATCAATCTGTGATATTAAGGTTTCTACACTATAAAACCTAATAAGATTTACTCAAATGGTTTAATGACACCGATGGCCTTGAACcatttgagtttgtaaagaGTATTCTATACTTTCATGGAGTAAGTGCAACTTGAGTGTTGTTACCAATActtgtgtataaaagtaaaacataCTCAATCATATCAATGGAAAGTGCTTTATTCACTCAGCACCTGTGATGCATATGACATATTTTATGTCTATGATAACACAGCAACAGTtcgtacagactgcactgttttttttcctcacttaTTGGTTGCCCTATGTTCTTtaacattgttttaaaacaattttataACCAAAACTTCCCATACACAGTAAACTCTCACAAGGTGTGAGTTCCCCCTTACCTATGCTGAAGCTACTACTCAGTACTTTTTACCACTTGAACATATTCAGCAGCtgtaaacacatttatttgacaATATCAGTCAAGTTTTTCTTCAGGACAAATTCTTGATTTGAACTGAATAATTTTTAGTTCTTATATCAAATAGTATACCTGGTCTCAAATGAGTTTGTTGGTCaaatcttcatttatttttcatgaattaaacaatatcaatattaaataatatcaGTACATTTCAACAATTACTTGTTGACTTTTGTGTGCAAACCTCATACATTTTTTACCAAACTTGAGTGTTGCAGCATCTAAAGACAAGAACTTCATCACGCACTCAGGAAACTGTTAGCTCTGTTGTCCCTTAAGTCCTCAAGCAGTCGGTAAGACTGCTCCCTTTAGTTATGTGCAAAGATATTGATAACGCAATCATTCCAGGACTTGAGGGATCGAGGGGCTAAGGGTGATAAAAGCAACACTTTAAAACCTTTGAGTGTCACTAACCTCACCCATTCCAGTGGATAACACAGTTCTACAGTGCCCATGAGACCTTTTGGAGGTGACATAGCTGACAGTTGTGTGAATGACCAGGGATTCAACTGTGATTTCTAAATGTTATTAACTTGTGTTCACTTGAATTGAATTTGTGTTGTTGGTTGTAAAGCTAATTAAttagaaatacaaaataatgaagAAATACTTGACTTACCATGTACCACACCTGATACATTTGCTTTGCTATGCCAATGtctatgtataataataataataataataataataataataataataataacaatttggCATCAATATTGGCAAAGGTTTTTTATAAGGCTTGCCATTCATGGATCATGGATTTATTTTGGTGCTTCCCAGGATAGTACCTATGGTGACTGTCATCCACTGAAGAACTTGTTGCATCTGCATTAAGACCAAATAATCTTAACTTAAGCAAGACAGAAAACTCAAAAGTTAACTTGCAAATAAGATAggcaatatttttatatatgaaaCGGTGACTGAGTACATGAAAGAAAACGCTAAGATTTCCAAGTATCTTCCAGAACAAATTGATTTTCATCACTACATTATCTTTACCATAACCAAGGTGTtactaatgtattattatttttttaaatgcaacatGTTTAATTCAAAAACACTTAAGGCTGAAAAAATATCTGACTTATTTCCATTCAAAGTTATCCTTTTCTATTTAGTTCTACTACTTATTTTGAAGTTCTGACAAAGAAAATGCACCTACTAGACTACTTCATCTTCTACTCATACAATAGGTCTCCCTTTTATTGTAGGGCAAGTTTGGAGGCTGATTGGAGGTGTACGATATTTCAGAATGAATAAAATAGGTTTCAGAATGAATCAAAACATAGTATGTTAGTATATGAGGATTCCTGGAACACAGGAAATTCAAGTTTATGAACAGAATTTATTTTGACGGTTTTTGGCTTGTTCGGCAGTTGCTAACACACAATTGAGCTCTAATGTTGTTTCTTTGGTTTACCTTGCTAAGTCAGATTAGTCTTGGGAGGGTGGGGGAATGGAAAAGAATGTGTGCGGGGGGATTAGATAATGGCACCCTTATCACAGCCTGAAACAAACATTGGAGATTGTAGATGGACTACAAGCCATAGCTGTGATAGCTCTGCATAACTGTGAGTACTACTAATGGCAATTgttcacctttaatttcatgTGAGAGTCTAACAGTCTAGTTGGCCAGCTTGGTCACTCATGGCACTTTTCTCTTGTAGCGGCTACTATCGTGGAGGCAGGCAAAGACAAGAAGAGCCCAGATGATTTTGCCCAGGCTCTGGACTCAGTCCTGGGGGACTTTGCCTTCCCGGACGTGTTGTTGCTGGATGTGTGGAGCGCCATTGGGGATGTGAAAAGTGGATAAGTAGAGGCAGGTGACCCTACAGTAAATCAGGGGTGTGGGCAGGTCTCTATCACTCACCATTCACGTATACAATATACTTGAAAAATGATTAATGGATCAATGCAGCCAACACAGGGCGGtgatgaaatggaaatggatgACTCAATTCATGTTAAGTTCTGTGGTAGCAGTATTGCTCTGAACAACAAATCACCTCTAGTTATAGTGatgtttctgaaaatgtaaacttTATCCAGCACAGGATTAGGCATACTGATTACAGAAAGAGGATTTCCAGGGCAATACAAATTGGACATTTAAcaaactgttgtcgctaaagcaatggtatcttaaaataggttatacagaacTGTGAATTTTAaggctttcaaatggtatatcctgttaccattgttattgaaaattgcactgtgaaaaaaaggaattaatttttaaaaacctaCACCGGCCCTGGGCCAATGAGACTTAAGGGGGTAAATTATTTGCTTTTATGGAATACCTGTACTCTATTGAAATTTCATGGAAGATTTTCTGATTTGCACTATACATACCATTGCTGCTATAAATAATCACCAGAAATATTAAACACACCTTACTTAACTGTGAGTGCATACCTCAAGAATAAAATAACTTTACCATTTCCAGGAACCAGAAATATGTAGAAACGTTACCTTATATATCAGCCATGCACAACCAAACAAAGTATTCCAAGAGTTTAAGGTTGAGAGCTTTGACAAACAGATAGAATTGTAATGCATTATCCAATagaatattttgttatttcaaaTTCAGTATTCTGCATAATGTGTTTACGtgaatcttttttatttataattcttcagtattcaaattaatatttggctGCATGTAACACAGTCATTGATTTCAGCATTTTCAAAAGGAATACAATTCAGCCTGTGAAGTGCTATGTCCTtccaatgtatttaaaatatacaatatattccaTTGTTTCTCCCAAACAATCAGAATTTAATGtacatttgatttgttttgtaaaataaaggGCAAAGCAAATTGTAGTAGGATTATCTATAAGCCTCAATCATGTTTTAACCAGCTGGTTAATTTACTTTGGTTGATATGGATTATGTCCTATATATGACCTATGTATTTACACACATCCTCTCACTATTACTGCATATGTTTGGGTGTGCAGGTGAATGTTCCAATGtcttataatatataaatatgttgtggtctatttttatatattgtcAGCTAGAAAGTTGAGTGTTCAATCAAATTACCATATGGTCTGGACCTGGTAAAGAAGATTGCTGAGAGCTGTATAGGAATAGTGTTGTTAATTTAATATATGAAGTGATGAAACACTTTTTTGTCGAAGATCTGGATGTACAAGGCACATATTTCCCATGTTGCATTCTGACAATTGTTAATAAAACTCATAAAATATTATTGGTGTGGTATCACTTTCACAAATCTCCATATTTGCTACATATTTACTGTGCCGGTATCAGATGATTGTCTTTTACCATGAAATTAGACAAACAGATTGcatctaaaataaaatacatggcTCGATGGGGCTGCTATGTGGCTCATTTGGCTTAAGCACTACACTGTGGGGCATGGGTGAGACCTGTGGCCTTGGATTGAATCTGGACAATGTCAGTGCTGACCATGGCTGGCAGCTGAATAGGGTTAGCAGTCGGCGTTTCATCGCTCTTTAGCAACCTCCATGGGTCAACTGCAAAGCTGCAtttgaaaggtcttcctccgaCTCCAATGTATGTGAGCATAGCTGTGGGCTGTAACATGAAAAGAAGTAGGGGAGATTGGGGGCTGTTGTGACATGGACCGACCGACTGTTATACTGAGCACAAAATTGACACAAAACTGGTCCATTGAAAGGGGTGAAAGAGGACATGTATGGGAGTGTAGCTTGTTTCTGATTGCTCTTGTTAACAATGGaccccgtgtcacaacagaccccgatCTCCCCTACATTATTTAAAGGAGAACAGCAGGTGTTTGAACACTCCTGAGACATCAGCAGAGGGACCATGCATGAATGCTATGAGGCCAGATTAATGACTATTATGAAGATGCTCATTCAGAAGAAGACCTCCTTGCTGAAGGTGATCGGCCATGAAATGAAGACGTTGCAGTGGAAATGCGGGTTTGCTCATGGAACTTGCACGCACGGAACGAGGACACGCTCATTCGGCATggagacatgcacacattaaaCGAGTGCGTAATAAAGCAGCCTATGTCATTAATCACCCTCCATGAATGTGGCTGTGTTTGCAAATAGCTAATTAGAaattccaaattagggtggaACTGGACACATGCAGCACCATTTGTGGTGACAAGatctttaaaatgaaagaaaaaaagaagattcaGATGTTATTTCTGGGATGAGTAATATCTTTGGATGAATGCATGAGGAAGGTACATCTTACAAATAATCAATGTGATGTATTGAGTGATGACTTGTCTGAGTACTCTTCGTATTCGATAATTAATGTTGACATATTGCTTAGAGCAGAGCCCAGCAACATCCACTTCACAATATTCTGTCATAAACAAAGTTTCTATGGCAATGCCAATCACTGCTGatacattaaaatgacaaaattcatGCTGCCTACAAAATTTATATATTCATACATGCATGAACTTCACAC includes these proteins:
- the LOC133128859 gene encoding PDZ domain-containing protein GIPC3-like, with the translated sequence MQEGESAGPPATAGTREGDGGGVVPSAPPLPSSPPGTPARPQPGCRPRLVFHTQLAHGSHTGSIHSFTNVKELYAKIAEVFHIPASQILFCTLNSHKVDMQKLLGGQIGLEDFIFAHVRGETKEVEINKTEEALGLTITDNGAGYAFIKRIKEGSTIDRVKTVCVGDHIEAINECSIVGCRHYEVAKMLKELPRGAPFTLRLVEPKKAFDMIGQRTKAPKSSEGKITSGRETLRLRSQGDATVQEVPNEFEDRAVKTVDDLLESYMGIRDLELAATIVEAGKDKKSPDDFAQALDSVLGDFAFPDVLLLDVWSAIGDVKSG